From Candidatus Effluviviaceae Genus V sp., the proteins below share one genomic window:
- a CDS encoding molybdopterin-dependent oxidoreductase, whose product MSSADTQAHVRAASPFVDDLPEPEGTLHAAALPSPVPHGRITALRTESAAQSPGVVSVFTAADVPGENQIGGIIQDEPLLAADEVHYAGQPVALVVAESPEAARAALDDIELEIEELEPVFDPRVAAAMGSLIAPARTLSLGDTEGAWERCATVVEGRVESGGQEHVYLETQSALAVPEQRGRLRLYSATQAPTAVQRIVARVLGCSMHDIEVEVHRLGGAFGGKEDQATAWAAMAAVAATALDRPVKLVLERYEDLVMTGKRHPYSSDYRLGLDENLKLAAFEVTYYQNSGAAADLSTAILERTLFHATNSYFIPNVLATGMCCRTNLPPNTAFRGFGGPQAMFVIEAAIRRAAEELGVEPWRIQRANLLDDGDELPFGMRVEGTTAVRSFDEVVARFDPERRRHEIDEENAASHYMKRGLALMPVCFGISFTNTVLNQAGALVHVYTDGSVSVSTAAVEMGQGVLTKIRRIVATALGVDEGRVRMESTSTARVANTSPTAASSGTDLNGMAALLACRMLVDRLRPVAAELTGRDEADVAIANERVTAAGDETDVGWEKLVRATYERRVDLSAHAFYATPKLHYDKDAEKGHPFAYHVFGTALVEAVVDVLRGTATVDSVRVVHDAGRSLDLLVDRGQMEGGIVQGIGWVTIEELVHDHGVLLSDALNTYKVPDLHFTPREFEVVFLEDSDNPNAVMDTKAIGEPPFMYGIGAFFAVRDALCAVRPPIADAPVVAPMTNERILAHLEGVRADAMSGEYGFACRLAEKGCDAWNEDDASPEPGEPAERR is encoded by the coding sequence ATGAGCTCGGCCGACACACAGGCGCATGTCCGTGCGGCGTCACCGTTCGTGGACGACCTCCCCGAGCCCGAGGGGACGCTCCACGCCGCGGCCCTCCCCTCGCCCGTACCACACGGCAGGATCACCGCACTCCGAACCGAGTCGGCGGCCCAGTCGCCGGGCGTCGTCAGCGTCTTCACGGCCGCGGACGTTCCCGGCGAGAACCAGATCGGCGGCATCATCCAAGACGAGCCGCTGCTCGCGGCGGACGAGGTTCACTACGCCGGGCAGCCGGTGGCCCTCGTCGTCGCCGAGAGCCCGGAGGCCGCACGCGCGGCGCTCGACGACATCGAGCTCGAGATCGAGGAGCTCGAGCCGGTGTTCGACCCCCGCGTGGCCGCCGCGATGGGCTCTCTCATCGCCCCGGCCAGGACGCTCTCCCTGGGAGACACGGAGGGCGCCTGGGAACGATGTGCGACGGTCGTCGAGGGCCGCGTGGAGTCCGGAGGACAGGAGCACGTCTATCTCGAAACACAGAGCGCACTGGCCGTCCCGGAGCAGCGGGGCAGGCTCAGGCTCTACTCGGCGACGCAGGCGCCGACGGCCGTCCAGCGGATCGTCGCGCGCGTCCTCGGTTGTTCGATGCACGATATCGAGGTCGAGGTCCACAGGCTGGGCGGCGCCTTCGGCGGCAAGGAGGACCAGGCGACGGCGTGGGCCGCGATGGCAGCCGTGGCGGCCACGGCGCTCGACCGTCCGGTCAAGCTCGTCCTCGAACGCTACGAGGACCTCGTCATGACCGGGAAGCGGCATCCGTACTCGTCGGACTACCGTCTCGGGCTCGACGAGAACCTCAAGCTCGCGGCTTTCGAGGTCACCTACTATCAGAACTCGGGAGCGGCGGCCGACCTTTCGACCGCCATTCTCGAGCGCACCCTCTTCCACGCCACGAACAGCTACTTCATTCCGAACGTCCTCGCGACCGGTATGTGCTGTCGGACCAACCTTCCGCCGAACACCGCGTTCCGCGGCTTCGGGGGCCCGCAGGCGATGTTCGTCATCGAGGCGGCCATCCGGAGGGCTGCCGAGGAGCTCGGCGTCGAGCCGTGGCGCATCCAGCGGGCCAACCTCCTGGATGATGGCGACGAGCTCCCGTTCGGGATGCGCGTCGAGGGAACGACGGCCGTCCGGAGCTTCGATGAGGTCGTCGCCCGCTTCGACCCGGAACGCCGGCGGCACGAGATCGACGAAGAGAACGCGGCGAGCCACTACATGAAGCGGGGACTCGCGCTGATGCCGGTCTGCTTCGGCATCTCGTTCACGAACACGGTCCTCAATCAGGCTGGGGCGCTCGTCCACGTCTACACGGACGGCAGCGTCAGCGTCAGCACGGCGGCCGTCGAGATGGGACAGGGCGTCCTCACGAAGATCCGCCGCATCGTCGCGACGGCGCTCGGTGTCGACGAGGGGCGCGTCCGCATGGAGAGCACGAGCACCGCCCGCGTCGCCAACACCTCCCCGACCGCCGCGAGTTCGGGCACCGACCTGAACGGCATGGCGGCGCTCCTGGCGTGCCGGATGCTCGTCGACCGGCTTCGGCCGGTCGCGGCCGAGCTGACCGGGCGGGACGAGGCCGACGTCGCCATCGCGAACGAGAGGGTCACGGCGGCCGGCGATGAGACGGACGTCGGGTGGGAGAAGCTCGTCCGCGCGACCTACGAGCGCCGGGTCGACCTCTCGGCCCACGCGTTCTACGCGACGCCGAAGCTCCATTACGACAAGGACGCCGAGAAGGGACACCCGTTCGCCTATCACGTGTTCGGCACGGCGCTCGTCGAGGCCGTCGTCGACGTCCTTCGCGGAACGGCGACGGTCGACTCGGTCCGCGTCGTGCACGACGCGGGAAGGAGTCTCGACCTCCTCGTCGACCGTGGCCAGATGGAGGGCGGCATCGTCCAGGGCATCGGATGGGTGACCATCGAGGAGCTGGTGCACGATCACGGCGTGCTGCTGTCGGACGCGCTCAACACCTACAAGGTCCCCGACCTGCACTTCACGCCGCGTGAGTTCGAGGTCGTCTTCCTCGAGGACAGCGACAACCCGAACGCCGTGATGGACACGAAGGCGATCGGAGAGCCGCCCTTCATGTACGGCATCGGCGCCTTCTTCGCCGTTCGGGACGCGCTCTGCGCCGTTCGTCCCCCTATAGCGGACGCTCCGGTCGTCGCCCCGATGACGAACGAGCGCATCCTGGCCCACCTCGAGGGTGTCCGCGCGGACGCGATGTCGGGCGAGTACGGCTTCGCGTGCCGGCTGGCCGAGAAGGGGTGCGACGCATGGAACGAGGATGACGCCTCTCCGGAGCCGGGCGAACCGGCGGAGCGGCGGTAG